CATTTAAATTCGGTTAAAAACAGCCCAGAATTACGCGATGCATACCAATCCTGCTTACCACTACTCTCTGAATACAGTACTTGGGTAGGCCAGCATAAAGGATTATACAATGCCTACTTGGCCCTAAAAAATAGCCCTGAGTTTGCGACTTATTCCGTCGCGCAAAAGAAAGCCATTGAAAATGCATTACGTGATTTTGAGCTTTCAGGTATCGGTTTATCCGAAGAAAAACAAAAACGTTATGGAGAGATTGTCGCGCGCTTATCTGAGTTAAGCTCACAATTTAGTAATAATGTACTCGATGCCACCATGGGCTGGGAAAAAGTCATTGAAGATGAAAGTGAATTAGCAGGTCTTCCTGAATCTGCATTACTTGCGGCAAAACAATCTGCCGAAAGTAAAGGCTTAAAAGGCTATCGCTTTACGTTAGAAATCCCAAGTTATTTGCCAATCATGACCTATTGTGAAAATGCAGCACTGCGCGAAGAAATGTATCGTGCTTATGCGACTCGCGCTTCTGATCAAGGTCCAAATGCCGGTAAATGGGATAATACGGCGATTATTGAAGAAATCATGACGTTACGCGTGGAATTAGCTAAATTGCTAGGTTTCAATACATACACAGAACGTTCACTTGCCACCAAAATGGCTGAAAACCCACAACAAGTGTTAGACTTCTTAAATAACCTTGCGGATCGTTCAAAAGCACAAGGTGAGAAAGAATTAGCGGAACTCAAAGCTTATTGTGAAAAAGAATTTGGCGTCACTGAACTTGCGCCTTGGGATATCAGTTTCTATTCCGAAAAACAAAAACAACATTTATATGCGATCAATGATGAAGAACTTCGTCCTTATTTCCCTGAAGATCGCGTTATTTCGGGTTTATTTGAATTAATTAAGCGTATTTTTAATATTCGTGCAGTTGAACGTTTTGGCGTAGATACTTGGCATAAAGATGTGCGTTTCTTTGATTTAATTGATGAAACTGATGAAGTACGCGGTAGTTTCTATCTCGATCTTTATGCACGCGAAAATAAACGTGGTGGCGCATGGATGGATGATTGTATCGGCAGAAAACGCAATGCCGACGGTTCAATTCAAAAACCTGTTGCCTATTTAACTTGTAACTTCAATGCGCCTATTGGTGATAAACCTGCGCTATTCACCCATGATGAAGTCACGACTCTCTTCCACGAGTTTGGTCATGGTATTCATCACATGCTCACCAAAGTTGATGTTCCAGATGTCGCGGGTATCAATGGTGTACCTTGGGATGCGGTAGAGCTTCCAAGTCAATTTATGGAAAACTGGTGTTGGGAAAAAGAAGCCCTTGATTTTATTTCGGGTCACTTTGAAACGCACGAACCATTGCCAGAAGAAAAATTAAATCAACTTCTCAAAGCGAAAAACTATCAAGCGGCAATGTTTGTGTTACGTCAGCTTGAATTTGGCTTGTTTGATTTTACCCTTCATCATACTTTTGAAGTGGGTAAAGCTAACCAAGTGCTTGATACCTTAAAAGCTGTGAAAGATAAAGTTGCCGTGATTAAAGGTGTTGAATGGGCAAGAGCGCCACATAGCTTTAGCCATATTTTTGCGGGCGGTTATGCGGCCGGTTATTACAGCTATTTATGGGCTGAAGTGCTATCTGCTGATGCCTTCTCTCGTTTTGAAGAAGAAGGGATTTTCAATCCAGTTACGGGGAAATCCTTCTTAGATGAAATTCTCACTCGCGGTGGCTCTGAAGAACCAATGGTATTATTCAAACGCTTCCGTGGACGTGAACCTCAACTAGACGCATTACTTCGTCATAAAGGCATTGCAAACTAATGAACTAAAAAAGAGCGGTCAAATTTTTGACCGTTTTTTATTTTTCTAATATGTAGAAAATAAAAAAGCCCTCGGTAATCCGAAGGCTTTTATTTTTACTATCGTAATAAAAATTAGCGACGTAAACCTAAACGAGCGATAGTGCTTTGGTATAAAGCAAGATCAGTACGTTTTAAGTAGTCTAAAAGTTTACGACGACGAGAAACCATACGTAATAAACCACGACGACCATGGTGGTCTTTTTTGTGTTCAGCAAAGTGAGCTTGTAAGTGGTTGATTTGTGCAGTTAATAATGCGATTTGAACTTCAGAAGAACCAGTATCTTTCGCATCGCGACCAAATTCAGCAACGATAGCTGCTTTTTTTTCAGTACTTAGAGACATTTTTTACTCCTAAAAGGTAGTGTTATTAATACATCATTCGCCGATCCCTAACTCAGCGATGACAAGAAGCCTGAATTTTAACGATTGAGTAGGATAAAGGCAAGCTTTATTCCACTCATTCCTTAATAAATTAATCTTTCAGCGCTTTGATTTTCTCAATCACGTTCGTAGTTGAACAGCCATTTTCGAAATTTAATACGCGAACATCGCCGCCATTCGCCCACACTTCTTTACTGCCTGCAATCTCTTCTGGTTTGTAATCGCCGCCTTTTACCAATAAATCCGGTAAAATATCGCCGATTAAACGTTGTGGTGTATCTTCATCAAAAGAGGCCACCCAATCCACAGAAGCTAAACCAGCCAATACTGCCATACGTGCATTCAGATTGTTAATTGGACGACTTTCACCTTTTAAGCGTTTGACTGAATCATCCGTATTCACCGCAACAATTAAACGATCACCAAGTTTGCGAGCATTTTCTAAATAAGACACATGACCAGGATGAAGAATGTCAAAACAACCGTTTGTCATCACAATTTTCTCACCGCGCGCTTTAGCATGAGCTACCGCAGTTTTTAATTGGCTTTCTGACATAATACCAAAGCCTGTTTCA
This is a stretch of genomic DNA from Haemophilus parainfluenzae. It encodes these proteins:
- the prlC gene encoding oligopeptidase A, whose product is MSNPLLHIEGLPPFSQIKPEHIQPAIQELIEENRQAIEQVLKQPHSTWENFIEPLSEAGEHLSRAWSPIFHLNSVKNSPELRDAYQSCLPLLSEYSTWVGQHKGLYNAYLALKNSPEFATYSVAQKKAIENALRDFELSGIGLSEEKQKRYGEIVARLSELSSQFSNNVLDATMGWEKVIEDESELAGLPESALLAAKQSAESKGLKGYRFTLEIPSYLPIMTYCENAALREEMYRAYATRASDQGPNAGKWDNTAIIEEIMTLRVELAKLLGFNTYTERSLATKMAENPQQVLDFLNNLADRSKAQGEKELAELKAYCEKEFGVTELAPWDISFYSEKQKQHLYAINDEELRPYFPEDRVISGLFELIKRIFNIRAVERFGVDTWHKDVRFFDLIDETDEVRGSFYLDLYARENKRGGAWMDDCIGRKRNADGSIQKPVAYLTCNFNAPIGDKPALFTHDEVTTLFHEFGHGIHHMLTKVDVPDVAGINGVPWDAVELPSQFMENWCWEKEALDFISGHFETHEPLPEEKLNQLLKAKNYQAAMFVLRQLEFGLFDFTLHHTFEVGKANQVLDTLKAVKDKVAVIKGVEWARAPHSFSHIFAGGYAAGYYSYLWAEVLSADAFSRFEEEGIFNPVTGKSFLDEILTRGGSEEPMVLFKRFRGREPQLDALLRHKGIAN
- the rpsO gene encoding 30S ribosomal protein S15, with translation MSLSTEKKAAIVAEFGRDAKDTGSSEVQIALLTAQINHLQAHFAEHKKDHHGRRGLLRMVSRRRKLLDYLKRTDLALYQSTIARLGLRR